In Streptococcus parasuis, the following proteins share a genomic window:
- a CDS encoding efflux RND transporter periplasmic adaptor subunit, translating into MLKSKKAKIALFSGLGVAAVALVGGALLYSGVMGGSTVSDETMPTSLSYQVVQEGSIASSTLLTGVVSAAEEQYVYYDPSKGDISEILVEPGSQVEAGTALLRYDSTELQSALDSAVRARDKVGRQIDELQLNYQTVTVPADATTGEDTQSTSQQSYDSQLADLNDAYADAQAAVDKAYTAVLEATVTSTVSGTVVEVNKSVSKNATGSQTVIHIVNQTSLEVKGNLTEYDLANIATDQAVKLTTKVYPDQTWDGKISYISNYPATDQGASTVAGATSGTGAKYPFKVALTSEVGDLKQGFTVNIEVVNTSKNILVPVTAVVYEEDKTFVWTIVDGKAKKVEVTLGNADAINQEVQTGLAVGDHVISFPTLDLEDGKEVEAYEEPAN; encoded by the coding sequence ATGTTAAAGTCAAAAAAGGCTAAAATTGCTTTGTTTTCTGGATTGGGTGTTGCAGCTGTTGCACTCGTTGGAGGAGCATTATTGTACTCAGGTGTCATGGGTGGGTCGACTGTTAGTGATGAAACGATGCCTACAAGTTTGAGTTATCAAGTCGTTCAAGAGGGTTCAATTGCTTCATCTACCCTATTGACTGGTGTGGTTTCAGCTGCTGAGGAACAATATGTTTATTACGACCCTTCTAAGGGCGACATTAGTGAGATTCTAGTTGAGCCAGGTAGCCAAGTTGAAGCAGGAACAGCTCTACTTCGTTACGACAGTACAGAACTACAATCTGCTCTTGATTCAGCTGTTCGTGCACGAGATAAGGTTGGGCGTCAAATTGATGAGTTGCAACTGAATTATCAGACTGTCACCGTTCCAGCTGATGCTACAACAGGCGAAGACACTCAGTCAACTTCCCAACAATCATATGATTCACAGCTAGCTGATCTTAACGATGCCTATGCCGATGCACAGGCGGCTGTGGATAAAGCTTACACAGCAGTTTTAGAGGCGACAGTAACCAGTACAGTTTCAGGAACCGTTGTGGAAGTGAATAAGTCTGTTTCTAAAAATGCAACAGGTAGTCAAACAGTCATTCACATCGTGAACCAAACTAGCCTAGAAGTGAAAGGCAACTTAACTGAGTATGATTTGGCCAATATCGCTACTGATCAAGCAGTCAAATTGACAACAAAAGTTTATCCCGACCAAACTTGGGATGGTAAAATTTCCTATATTTCAAACTATCCAGCAACTGATCAAGGCGCTAGCACAGTTGCTGGTGCAACAAGCGGAACTGGTGCAAAATATCCGTTCAAGGTTGCTCTTACGAGTGAAGTTGGGGATTTGAAACAAGGGTTCACTGTGAATATTGAAGTAGTGAATACAAGCAAAAATATATTAGTTCCTGTGACAGCAGTTGTTTATGAGGAAGATAAGACATTTGTTTGGACAATTGTAGATGGGAAGGCTAAAAAAGTAGAAGTTACTTTAGGAAATGCTGATGCGATAAATCAGGAAGTACAAACTGGATTGGCAGTTGGAGATCATGTCATTTCATTCCCAACATTGGACTTAGAAGATGGAAAAGAGGTAGAAGCCTATGAAGAACCAGCTAATTAA
- the gorA gene encoding glutathione-disulfide reductase, with amino-acid sequence MKEFDIISIGGGSGGIATMNRAAMYGAKAAVIEAGYLGGTCVNLGCVPKKIMWYGSQIAEAIQDYGPEYGFTSQEVTFDFSTLRKNREAYIERSRASYRNTFNNNGVEVIQGFAHFIDHQTVEVNGELIRAKHIVIATGAKPAVPSIPGSELGIVSDDVFAWEELPSSVAVLGAGYIAVEMAGLLHGLGVQTDLFVRGNRPLRSFDTYIVEALMDEMKRTNLPLHTGKTPIRLEKTQDGHIQIHFEDGSSHVAQQVLWAIGRKPNVDKLNLEATGVQLTPSGHIAVNEFQETGISGIYALGDVTGEKELTPVAIKAGRLLAERLFNNKPTAKMDYNTIPTVVFSHPAIGTVGLTEDEAISQYGKDNVKVYTSAFTSMYTALENHRQMAKFKLVTAGENEQVVGLHGIGYGVDEMIQGFAVAIKMGATKEDFDAVVAIHPTGSEEFVTMR; translated from the coding sequence ATGAAAGAATTCGATATTATTTCTATTGGTGGAGGTAGCGGAGGTATTGCAACAATGAACCGTGCTGCAATGTATGGTGCCAAGGCTGCAGTCATTGAGGCTGGTTACCTAGGAGGTACCTGTGTCAATCTTGGCTGTGTCCCTAAAAAGATTATGTGGTACGGATCTCAAATAGCAGAGGCCATTCAAGACTATGGCCCAGAATATGGCTTTACTAGTCAAGAAGTCACCTTTGATTTTTCTACCTTACGAAAAAATCGTGAGGCCTATATTGAACGTTCACGCGCTTCCTATAGAAACACCTTTAACAATAACGGAGTCGAAGTCATCCAAGGCTTTGCCCATTTCATAGACCATCAAACCGTAGAAGTAAACGGTGAACTGATTCGTGCCAAACACATTGTCATTGCTACTGGTGCCAAACCTGCAGTGCCATCTATCCCTGGTAGTGAGCTAGGAATTGTTTCCGATGATGTATTCGCTTGGGAAGAATTACCATCTTCCGTAGCGGTATTAGGAGCTGGTTACATTGCGGTTGAAATGGCTGGACTCCTTCATGGACTAGGTGTTCAAACAGACCTCTTTGTTCGAGGAAACCGACCGCTTCGGAGTTTTGATACCTATATTGTCGAGGCATTAATGGATGAAATGAAACGGACAAATCTCCCCCTCCATACTGGAAAAACACCAATTAGACTTGAAAAAACACAGGATGGTCACATCCAAATTCATTTTGAAGACGGTAGTAGCCATGTTGCTCAGCAAGTTCTCTGGGCTATCGGTCGTAAACCAAATGTAGATAAGCTCAATCTTGAAGCAACCGGTGTTCAACTCACTCCATCTGGCCATATTGCAGTCAATGAATTTCAGGAGACTGGTATTTCCGGCATTTATGCCCTCGGTGATGTAACTGGTGAAAAAGAATTGACACCTGTAGCCATCAAGGCCGGTCGCCTTCTGGCAGAACGTCTGTTTAATAATAAACCAACTGCTAAGATGGATTACAATACTATTCCAACCGTTGTCTTTTCTCATCCAGCAATCGGAACAGTTGGTCTAACTGAAGACGAAGCAATTTCTCAATACGGAAAAGATAATGTAAAAGTTTATACATCAGCCTTTACCTCTATGTACACTGCCCTAGAAAATCATCGACAAATGGCGAAATTCAAATTAGTAACCGCTGGAGAAAACGAGCAGGTTGTTGGTTTACATGGTATCGGATATGGTGTTGATGAAATGATTCAAGGGTTTGCAGTGGCTATCAAAATGGGGGCTACAAAAGAAGATTTCGATGCTGTTGTTGCAATTCACCCGACAGGATCAGAAGAATTTGTTACCATGCGTTAA
- a CDS encoding cyclase family protein, producing the protein MTELLDIYRTLKSKKWVDLTHQIDEASPHFPALPALEKRPIFSHKGGFFVQQFTVVGQYGTHIDAPVHFVEGARYLDEIDLKDFLLPLYVIDKSDAVAANHDYEITKQDILDFEAIYGAIAPDSFVAFRSDWSKRWPSQDAIRNLDEQGIQHTPGWSHEALEYLIEERHVKAVGHETLDTDSGALAAKNNGNLVEEYYLLSKDIYQLEVLTNLDQVPASGALISIAFPHWEKASGSPVRAVAILP; encoded by the coding sequence ATGACCGAATTACTTGATATTTATCGTACCCTAAAGTCAAAAAAGTGGGTTGATCTTACTCATCAGATTGATGAAGCAAGTCCACATTTTCCAGCTCTGCCAGCTTTAGAAAAAAGACCAATTTTTTCACATAAAGGCGGATTCTTTGTTCAGCAATTTACAGTAGTCGGTCAATATGGAACGCACATTGATGCTCCAGTTCATTTTGTTGAAGGTGCCCGTTATCTTGATGAAATTGATTTGAAAGATTTCCTACTCCCTCTTTATGTCATTGATAAGTCGGATGCGGTGGCAGCTAATCATGATTATGAGATTACGAAACAAGATATCTTAGACTTTGAGGCTATCTATGGCGCTATTGCACCAGATTCATTTGTTGCTTTTCGTTCCGACTGGTCAAAACGTTGGCCTAGCCAAGACGCAATTCGAAACTTAGATGAACAGGGTATTCAACACACACCAGGTTGGAGTCACGAAGCTTTGGAATATCTGATTGAGGAGCGTCATGTGAAAGCAGTGGGGCATGAAACATTAGATACGGACTCAGGTGCTTTAGCTGCTAAAAATAATGGAAATCTAGTGGAGGAATACTACCTCTTGTCCAAAGATATTTACCAATTGGAAGTGCTGACTAACCTTGATCAGGTGCCGGCCTCAGGTGCCTTGATTTCAATTGCCTTTCCGCATTGGGAGAAAGCATCTGGTTCACCAGTGCGTGCTGTAGCTATTTTACCTTAA